A stretch of DNA from Natrinema salaciae:
CCTCGTCGACGCCCTATCCCAGGAGGGACAGAAAGACGGAGGATTCCGCCTTTCGAAGGTGTTCGTCGACGGTGCTCGTCGCACAGTCGAGTTCGTTCGCGATGTCCTGATGTGTCGCCCGCTTCGGAACGTCGTAGTACCCGATTTCGACCGCCGTCCGAAGCACCTCCTGCTGTCGCGTCGTCAGGTCGAGAATCGACCACTTGCACGTCGGATCGTACTCGCCGGTTTTGATGATCTCGTCGTCGAAGTCGTCGGGAATCTCCTGATACGCGTGCTGAATCAGCTCCTCTTTTCCCGCGACGGTCAGTCGAAGCGAATCGGAGCCGATGAACTCGATCGGCGTCTCGACGATCAATCCGTCCCTCCCAACGAGCGACATGAGCGTCGAGGCCGGTTCGCCGGAGTCGACGGACAGGTAACAGTAGACGTCCGTCCCCGTTCCCTCGAAGAGGTCCCACTCGAGGACGAGGGGATGCTCCTCGAGTCGCGAGCCGACGTTCTCGGCGGACCCGCGGAGTCGGTACAGGAGGATGCCGGTGCCGTCCGGGAACGAATCGACGTAGATCAGTTCGGCGCGTTCGAGCCCCGGTTCGGTCGCCAGTCGCCGACCAACGGGATGGACAGCACCGGCCGGCGGCGTCAGTTCGAGTCGAACGTATCTCATTGTTCGAGTCGGAACCGGACTCGATCCACGGACGAGCCCGTCGTCTCGAGGTCGGTCGATCGAATCGGAATCGTCGGTTCGACCGGCGTCGTACTGTTCGTCCCGTTTCGAACCGTTTCCAGGATGTTCGCCTGACTGCTCGGTTCCGGTATCGTTTCGTCGATCATGGTTCTCCGCTGGTTCGTCTTTCGAAGGGCGTTTCGCGCGTCGAGAGCGGCGCTCGTGGACGAGTTGGCCCGCGTTGCGCTCACAATACGACTCGACGTGCACGGACCGGCACACTCGCTTCGTTCCGGTCCGGAGTGTCACAAATACCGTCACTTCGACGGTATATAAAAACATTATTCCGATTATGACACGCTATTTAAATAATGGGCGGGTACCGGTCACCCGCGGTGCCGTCTCGAGCGACGTGCGCTGCGCCGATCGGGGACGGTTTCGGTTCCGTGTCGACGGACTGGCACGGAGAGATCGAACTGTGAGGAGTCGGACCGATCGTCTTCGAACACAATCGCACCGCCCTCACCGAGACAGCGTCCACGAGACGGGTTAGCTATCGGTTTCGTCCGCCTCGAGGAGTGCCCAGAACCGTTCGGTGTCGCCCTCGAAGCGCTCGAGCAGGTCGCGCATTTCGGATCGGTGGTCGTCGGTGACTTCGACGTGGACCATCCCTTCGCCGGGTTGGCCGTAGACGACGCTCGCGCCCTCGGGTGCGGCGACGATCGCCGGCAGGGCGACTAGATCCTCCTCGCCGTCGACCAGGATCGTCGTCGG
This window harbors:
- a CDS encoding helix-turn-helix domain-containing protein — translated: MRYVRLELTPPAGAVHPVGRRLATEPGLERAELIYVDSFPDGTGILLYRLRGSAENVGSRLEEHPLVLEWDLFEGTGTDVYCYLSVDSGEPASTLMSLVGRDGLIVETPIEFIGSDSLRLTVAGKEELIQHAYQEIPDDFDDEIIKTGEYDPTCKWSILDLTTRQQEVLRTAVEIGYYDVPKRATHQDIANELDCATSTVDEHLRKAESSVFLSLLG